CACTACACCTACAACAACTGGGCGCTGGCCAACGGCACCGGCCGCGAGGTGGTGGAGCAGGGCGGCAAGAGCTGGTTCTTCATCACAGCCGACTACGCCTTCGGCAAGTCGCTCGAGGAGGACACCTCGGCCGTGGTGAAGGCGGCCGGCGGCAAGGTGCTCGGCTCGGTGCGCTTCCCGTCGCCCGGCACCACCGACTTCTCCTCGTACGTGCTGCAGGCGCAGAGCTCGGGCGCGCAGATCATCGGGCTCGCCAACGCCGGCCAGGACACGGTGAACTCCATCAAGGCGGCCACCGAGTACGGGCTCACCAAGAGCCAGAAGCTGGCCGGCCTGCTCATCTTCATCTCCGACATCCACAGCCTGGGGCTCCAGACGGCGCAGGGCCTCTACGCCACCACCGCCTTCTACTGGGACCACGACGACGCGAGCCGGAAGTGGGCCAAGCGCTTCCAGTCGCACCCGGACAACAAGAAGAAGGCGATGCCCACCATGGTGCAGGCCGGCGTGTACTCGTCGGTGCGGCACTACCTCGAGGCGGTCAAGGCGGCCCACACCGACGACGCCGACGCCGTGATGGCCAAGATGCGCGAGCTGCCGGTGAACGACTTCTTCGCCCAGAACGGCCGCATCGGCCCGGACGGCCTCCACCGCCACGACATGTACCTGGTGCAGGTGAAGACGCCGAAGGAGTCGAAGGGCCCGTGGGACTACTACAAGATCCTGAAGACCATCCCGGCCTCGCAGGCGTTCCCGTCGGTCGAGGCGCAGAAGTGCCCGATCGCGGTGAAGAAGTAGGGCCGGGGAGCCGGGGAGGAGCCTCATGCAAGCCCTGTTCGGCCAGCTCCTCCTCGGCCTCATCAACGGCTCGTTCTACGCGCTGCTGTCGCTCGGGCTGTCGATCATCTTCGGGCTGCTCAACGTCGTGAACTTCGCCCACGGCGCCCTCTACATGTCGGGCGCCATGGTGGCGTGGCTCCTCGCGCAGTACCTGGGGATCGGCTACTGGCCGGCGCTGCTCCTCGCGCCGGCGGTGGTGGGGCTGGTGGGCGTCGTCATCGAGCGGACGATGCTGCGCCGCCTCTACCAGCTCGACAACCTGTACGGCCTGCTCTTCACCTTCGGGCTCACCCTGGTCATCGAGGGGCTCTTCCACGAGCAGTACGGCAACTCCGGCAACCCGTACCCCGTCCCGGAGGTGCTCCAGGGCGGGGTGCGGCTGCCGTTCATGTACCTGCCGGAGTACCGGGCCTGGGTGGTGGTGGTGGCGATGATCGTCTGCTTCGGCTCGTGGCTCGTCATCGAGCGCACCAAGCTCGGCAGCTACCTGCGCGCCGGCACCGAGAACCCGCGCCTCGTGCAGGCGTTCGGCATCAACGTGCCGCTCATGTTCACCATCACCTACGGGTTCGGCGTGGCGCTGGCCGCCTTCGCCGGGGTGATGGCGGCCCCCATCTACCAGGTGTCTCCGGGCATGGGGTCGAACCTCATCATGGTGGTGTTCGCGGTGGTGGTCATCGGCGGGATGGGCTCGATCCTCGGCTCCATCCTCACCGGCGTGGGCCTCGGCGTGATCGAGGGGCTCACCCGCTACTTCTACCCGCCCGCCTCGTCGGTGGTGATCTTCGTCATCATGGCGCTGGTGCTGCTCGTGCGGCCGGCCGGGCTGTTCGGGAGGCAGAAGTGAGCGAGGCGCTCAGGGCCGGCGCGAGCGTCGGGTGGCCGGTGGCGCGGGTCCGCGGCGCGTTCGCGGTCATGTTCGTGGCCGGGCTGGTGCTGCCGTTCTTCGTCTACCCGGTCTTCGTCATGAACGTGCTGTGCATGGCGCTCTTCGCCAGCGCGTTCAACCTGCTCCTCGGCTACTGCGGCCTGCTCTCCTTCGGGCACGCCGCCTTCCTCGGCGCGGCCGGCTACCTGTGCGCCCACGCGGTGAAGGACTGGGGGCTCCCGCCGGAGGTGGGGCTCCTGCTCGGCGTGCTGCTCTCGGCCGGCCTGGGCCTCGTCATCGGCGGCCTCGCCATCCGGCGCTCCGGCATCTACTTCGCCATGATCACGCTGGGGCTGGCGCAGGTGGTCTACTTCCTGGCGGTGCAGCTGCCCTTCACCGGCGGCGACGACGGCCTGCAGGGCGTCCCGCGCGGCAAGCTCCTGGGCCTCCTCTCGCTCGAGGGCCGCTACGCGATGTACTACTTCGTCTACGCCGTCTTCCTGGCCGGCTTCTTCGCCATCTACCGGGCCATCCACTCGCCGTTCGGCCACGTGCTGCGCTCGATCCGCGAGAACGAGCCGCGCGCGCTCTCCCTCGGCTACGACGTCGACCGCTACAAGCTCATGGCCTTCGTGCTCTCGGCGGCGCTCGCCGGCCTGGCCGGCGCCACCAAGGCGCTCGTCTTCCAGTCCGAGACGCTCACCGACGTGCACTGGCACATGTCCGGCGAGGTGGTGCTCATGACGCTCCTCGGCGGCATGGGGACGGTCATGGGCCCCTCGGTCGGCGCGCTCATCGTGCTCGTCCTGCAGAACTACCTGTCCGGCTTCGGCTCGTGGGTCACCGTCATCACCGGGCTCGTCTTCGTGGTGGGGGTGCTCGCGTTCCGCCGGGGCTTCGTGGGCGAGGCGATCGCGCTGGCGAAGAAGTTTCCGTTCTAGGAGGTGGTGCACCATGGCTGGTCTCGTTCAGGACAAGGTCGCCTTCGTCACCGGGGCCGCGAGCGGCATCGGGCTCGCCATCGCCGAGGCGCTGGCCGGGGAGGGCGCCCGGGTGGCGCTGTCGGACCTGCGCGAGGAGGCGGTGCGCGCCGCCGCCGAGGGCGTGGCGAAGCAGGGGCACGAGGCGGTCGGCCTCGCCTGCGACGTGACGAGCGAGGCTCAGCTCCAGCAGGCCCTCGACGCCGCGGCGCAGCGCTTCGGGCGGGTGGACATCCTGGTCAACAACGCCGGGCTCCAGTTCGTGTCGCCCATCGAGAGCTTCCCGACCGAGAAGTTCGAGCTCCTGGTGAAGGTCATGCTGGTGGCGCCCTTCATGGCCATCAAGCACGTCTTCCCCGGCATGAAGCAGCGAGGGTTCGGGCGCATCGTCAACGTGGCCTCCATCAACGGCCTGGTCGGCTTCGCCGGCAAGGCGGCCTACAACAGCGCCAAGCACGGCCTCATCGGGCTCACCAAGGTGGCGGCGCTGGAGGGGGCGACGAGCGGCGTCACCGTGAACGCCATCTGCCCCGGCTACGTGGACACGCCGCTGGTGCGGAACCAGCTCGGCGACCTGGCGCGCACGCGGGGCGTGCCGCTCGAGCGCGTGCTCGAGGAGGTGATCTACCCCTTGGTCCCGATGCGGAAGCTGCTCGCGGTGAAGGACGTCTCGGACTACGTCCTCTTCCTGGCGAGCGACAAGGCCGGCTGCGTGACCGGCCAGGCGGTCGTGGTGGACGGCGGCTACACGGCGCAGTGACGCCGCGCCCTGCTTCAGCGCGCCAGGTAGACGATGGCCCAGTAGCTGAGGACCACCGCCCCCATCGCAATGACGAGCGACAGCGCGTAATCGCCGAGCTCTCGCATCCCCCACCCCCTGACGAAGAGTGTAGGGGGCGCTCGTCCGCTCGTGTGGTGCGATGTGGTGCGGCGAAAGGCCGCGCCGCTAGGTCCCCGAGGACTCGGGCGGGTGCGCCTTGGCGAGCTTGCCGAGCCGCTCCATCACGCCCGGCATCTGCTGCTCCATCTTTTGCTGAGTCTCTCCAGCCACCTTCTCCGTGAGCTCCGGGGTCACCTGCAGCCATTTCTGGCCCAGGGGCGAGCGGTAGAAGGCGAGCAGGTCCTTGAGCTCGGGCTCGGAGTAGGTGGCCGAGAGGGCCCGGGCGTGCAGGCCGAGGAGCTCGCCGTAGGGCAGGACCTTCTCCAGCTCGGCGCGGACGCTGGTCTGGAAGTCGGCCGGGAGCCGGAGGTGCGAGCCGGGGTGGCTCTGGAGGCGCCCCTGGACGTCCTTGGCGAGCTGGGAGAGGCCGGCAGTCCAGGCCTCCTGCGGGACGAGCAGCCGCGCGATGTCGGCGGCGGTGCCCTTCGGCTCCTCCGCGAGCGCCGCGCCGGAGGAGAGGCAGAAGAGGACGAGCGCAGCGGCGATTCGAAGGGGGTTCAAGGGGGCTCCTGGGGTGAGGTGCTGAGGCGGGAAGGCGCCTGGATCACTTGCAGACGCCGGCCACGCAGGTGAGGCCCGCTCCGCAGGTCGTCCCGTCGGGCTGGCCCGAGCAGGAGATGCACGCACCCGCCGAGCAGAAGAGTCCGGTTCCGCAGACGGTGCCGTCGGCGACCGGCGTGGCGCCGGGGGTGCACACGGGGTTGCCCGAAAGGTCGCAGGTATAGGACGCGACGTGGCAAAGGTCCGCGGGGGCGGTGCAGGTCCCGCCCGGCGCGCAGGTGCAGGCGCCGGCGGTGCACGCCATGGCCGTGCCGCAGCTCGTCCCGTCGGGCTGGCTCGCGCCGGTGTCGGTGCAGGTCGAGGCGCCGGTGGAGCAGGAGGTCGTGCCGACGTGACAGAGGTTCGTCGCCGGGGCGCAAGCCAGGTTGGCGCTGCACGCGACGCAGCTCCCCGCCGAGCACACGAGGTTCGTCCCGCAGCTCGTCCCGTCCGGCTGGTTGCCGGAGGCGACGCACACCGAGGTGCCGGTGGAGCACGAGGTGGTGCCGGTGAGGCAAGGGTCCGCGGGGGCGCAGGTGACGTTCGCCGCGCAGGCGTTGCAGGCCCCGGCGAGGCAGACCTGCCCGGTGCCGCAGGCGGTCCCGTCGGCCAGGCTGGTCCCGGAGTCGGCGCAGACCGGCGCGCCGGTCGAGCACGAGATGGCGCCGGTGTGGCAGGCGTTGGCCGGCGTGCAGGCAGTGCCGGCGAGACAGCTCTGGAAGTTCCAGCTCGCGAGCAGCGTGCCCCGGGCGCCGCAGTCCACGAGCATGGTGCCCTGCACCAGCGTGCCGCTGAAGATCGGGGTGCCGCTGTAGGTGCGGGTGCAGCCGAGGGTGCTCCCGCCGCTCTCGCCGCTGGTGTCGAAGGCGAAGAGCTGCGTGGCGCTCGAGCCCGCGCCGCCGCTGCTGGTGCAGGTCAGGTTCCAGTGGCCGCTCACGCCCCACTCGAACTTGGTCGGGTTCGGGTTGGGGAGGAGGTCCGCGATGTTGGTGAGGAGCGGAAGGGTGGGCGCGTCGGGCGTGCAGGTGAGGCCCGGGACCGACACCGAGGTGAGCGTCAGGGTGCCCGACTGCAGGTAGTAGGCGCCGACCGGGTCCTCTCCGGCGAAGTTGAGGGTGGACTGACCGGAGACGGCGTACGTCCCGTCCACCGTGGACTGGACCGAGAAGTTGCCGACCAGGTCGCGCGCCGTCGAGCCGGTGGCGACCGCCCAGTCGCCGAAGCCGGTGGCGGCGACGGTGAGCGTGCCGGCGGTCGCGTCGCGGGTGACGTTGCCGGGGCGGATCCAGTAGCCCTGGCTCTCCTGCGTCTCGAGCACGAGGTCGGCGAGGGCGTGGGCGGTGAGGTCGGGCTTGAAGACGAGCGTGAGGGGGCTTGCGAAGGTGGTGCCGGCCGGTCCCAGGCGGTAAGCGGTGCCGACGCCGCCCGGGGCGGTGTTGGTGATGGCGTCCACGGTGACGTTGACCGGCCCGGTGAGCGCGCCTGCGGGGACGGTGAGGGTGAGCACTCCGTCGGTGGACGCGACCGTCCCGCCCGTCGCGTCGATGACGAGCGAGCGGCGGTGTCCAGTGGGCTGGCCGACCGCGGAGGGCGTCGGGCGACCCTGGCCGCCCGGCGCGGACTTCGTGCCGCAGCCGGCGGCGGCCAGGAGGAGACCCAGGGACAGGCCGACGGCCCATCCGGCGCGCTCTCGGTGAGGGGGCATGTGCGGCGAGGCTAGCATCGCGGACCGGGCGGGCGCACGCGTGCGTCAGACGACCGCACTCTCGTGCCCAGGGTAAATGACCCGGGTCAAACGGCGTGTCCCCCATTCGTGAAAAACTGCGGGCACACCAACTGGAGCTTTACGTCTCAGGACCGGACGGGGTCGATCCCCGGCTGGTCCGCGACGTCACCTGGGAGCACCCCGATGTCGCCTCGCTGCGCCTCGTCACTCGCGGTGCTCGCCGCCGCGGCCCTGGCCTGCGGGGCCCGGCCGGTGCGTTCCGGCTCGTCGGCGAGCGCCGCGCTCGCCACGTGCACGCAGTGCCACGGAGATCCCGCCCACGAGAACGCCGCGCCTCCCCGCGCCGTCAACGGCGCGACCGACACGGCCGACCCGGCGGTGGGGGCCCACCAGAGCCACCTCGTCGCCGGGCACTTCCGCGGCCCGGTGGCCTGCCAGGAGTGCCACGCCGTGCCCGCCTCGGTGACCGAGCCGGGCCACCTGGGCGGCGGCGTGGCCGTGGTGCGCTTCGACGCGCCCGGATCGAGCGGCCTCGCGCGCGCCCGCGGGGTGGCGCCGTCCGTCGCCTTCGGCCCCGCCGACGCGGCCGACGCGCGGAGCCGGCCCGACGCCACCTGCACCGTCTACTGCCACGGCGTCACCCTCGATGGCGGTACGCGCACCCAGCCGAGCTGGGCCGGGCGCTACCAGGCCGGGAGCAGCACCCTCGACTGCTCGAGCTGCCACGGGTTCCCGCCCGGCGGGCGCCATCCCCAGGGGTTCGTCCGGACGCCGGACGCTCCGGCGGCCGCGTGCGCGCGCTGCCACTCGCGCACGGTGACCGCCGGGGGGGAGATCGATCTGGCAGGCGGCAAGCACCTGAACGGCGTGGTGGACTTCGGGGGCGGCGAGGCCTGCTCCGCCTGCCACGGGGACGGGACGCGCGTCGCGGTCGCGGGCGCCGACCCGCTGGTCCGGGCCGCGCCGCCCGGGACGGTGACCGGCGCTGCGGCCGGCGCGCACCTCGCCCACGTGAACGGGGAGGGGACGCCGCTCCGGCCGCCGCTCGCCTGCGCCGAGTGCCACGCGCGGAGCGCCGCCGAGGTCCAGGGCGAGCACCCGGACGAGAAGGTCGACGTGGACTTCGGGCCGCTGGCCGCCGGGCTGGGCGCGGCGCCGGCCTGGGACGCCGCCTCCGGCTCCTGCGCCGCCACCTACTGCCACGGGGCGACGCTCTCCGGCGGGAAGCACCCGGTCCCGCTCTGGAACGGCGGCAGCGCCGAGGCCGCCTGCGGCAACTGCCACGGCGTGCCGCCGCCGGCGCCTCACCCGCCGAACAGCTCCTGCGGCACCTGCCACCCCGGCTACACCTCGTCGTCGGTGAACGCCGCCCTCCACGTCGACGGCAAGCTCGACGTGGCCGGGCTGACGTGCAGCTCCTGCCACGGGTCGGCGCTGAATCCCGCGCCGCCGGCCGGGACGCGCGGCGAGACGCTCACCACCGATCGCGCGGTGGGCGCGCACCAGGCGCACCTCTCCGGCGGCGGGGTGGCGCGCCCGGTCCTCTGCGAGGAGTGCCACGTCGTGCCATCCTCGCCCCTGCACGCCGACGGCGCGGCGAAGGTCACCTTCGGCGGCGTGGCCCTCACCGGCGGCGCGAAGCCCGCCTGGGATGGGACGAGCTGCACCGCGAGCTACTGCCACGGCCAGTTCACCGGCGGGAACGCCCTGAACGCCCCGGCCTGGACCGGGGGGAGCGGGCAGGCGGCGTGCGGCAGCTGCCACACCATCCCTCCGCCGTCGCCGCACCCGCAGAACAGCGCCTGCGGCGGCTGCCACACCGGCTACACCTCGTCGTCGGTCGTCGCCGCCACGCACGTCGACGGCAAGAACGACGTGGGCTCCATGACGTGCAGCTCGTGCCACGGCTCGGCGCAGAACCCCGCGCCGCCCTTCGGGACGCGCGGCGAGACGGCCACCACCGCGCTCGCGGTCGGGGCGCACCAGGCCCACCTCGCGGGCGGCACGGTGGGGAAGGCGGTCGCCTGCTCCGAGTGCCACGTGGTGCCGAGCTCGCTCACGCACGCGGACGGCACCGTCCAACTCACCTTCGGCGCGCTCGCCACCCAGGGCGGCGCCCAGGCGAGCTTCGCCGTCGCGACCGCCACCTGCAGCAACGTGTACTGCCACGGTCAGTTCACCGGCGGGAACACCGCCAACGCGCCGGTCTGGACGACGGTGGACGGCTCGCAGGTGGCGTGCGGGAGCTGCCACACGCTGCCGCCCCCGCCGCCGCACCCCGTGAACACGAGCTGCGGCAACTGCCACCCGGGCTACGGGCCGGCGAGCGTGAACGTCGCGACCCACGTGGACGGCCACCTCGACCTGCTCCCGATGACCTGCACCTCGTGCCACGGCGACGCGAGCCGCGTCCCGCTCGCCGGCGCCGACGCGAACGTCAAGGCCGCGCCGCCGGCCGACTCGCACGGCAACCTGACGGCCTCCGCCCGCGGGGTCGGCGCCCACGCCGCGCACGTGAACCAGGCCACCTTCCGCTCGGCGCCGCTCGCCTGCTCCGACTGCCACTCCAACGCCGTGCCGCCGCCCGGCGACACGGCGCACGTGAACGGCACCGTCGCGTTCGCGTTCGGCCCGCTGGCGAAGAACGCCACCTGGGGCGGCGTCACGCCGGCGCCGACCTGGGACGGGACGAGCTGCGCCAGCACCTACTGCCACGGCGCCTTCAAGAACGGCGCGAACGCGACCATGACCTGGGCGCAGGACGTGACGCTCGGCTGCACCTCGTGCCACGGCGCGCCGCCCGGCGGCGGCCACCCGGCCAGCACCGCCTGCGGGAGCTGCCACGGGGCGGGCTACAGCGCGACCACCGTCAACCCGGCGACGCACCTCGACGGCAAGCTCGACGTGAACGCGATGACCTGCACCTCGTGCCACGGCGACCCGACGCGCGTGCCCGTCGCGGGCGCGGACCCGACGAACGCGAAGGCGGGGCCGCCGGTGGACACCTCCGGCCAGACCTCGTCGACCGCGGTCGGCGGCCACCTGGCGCACTTCAACCGGGCGGTACTGACGTCGCCGCTCTGGTGCTCGGAGTGCCACACGGTGCCGACCTCGACCACCCATGCCACCGGGACGGTCGCGATGGCGTGGGGCGCCCGCGCGACGGCGGGCAGCGGGGCGAGCTATGGGGCTGGGAATGGGACCGTCACGCCGGGCGGTGCGGCGGCCCCGGTCTGGAATGGCGGGGCTGCCTCCTGCTCGGCGACGTACTGCCACGGGAACTACGCGGGGACCTTTACCTACAGCAATTGGGATTGGTCGCTCGACCAGCCGGGTGCGCCCATCGTCGTGAGCTACGCCGGGAAGGGCAGCGCGCCGGCATGGTCGGATGGGGCCATGGCCTGCGACTCGTGCCACGCCAACCCGCCGCGCACGGGGAGCTGGCACGGCGCCCATCAGGGCGGCAGCGCGTGCCAGGTCTGCCACCCCGACGCGATCGGGACCGACGCAGGCGTCGGCACGGGAATCACCAATCCGGCCCAGCACGTCAACGGTCAGATCGAGATCAAGGGTTTCGGATCGACCTGCATCGGCTGCCATTGAGAGTGGCTCCGCGTCACCCCGCCGCGCGGCATGGTGCCCCGCCGGGGTACCCGGCTCCTCCTCGGAGTCCCGCGCGCACTTCTTCCGTGTTAACTGCCCTCGACCTCTCCTCCGCCTTCGAGCGCGAGGAGGTAGGGGGTGCGGATGCGGATCGGAGTCCCACGCGAGACCGCCGCCGGCGAGCGCCGGGTGGCGCTCGTCCCGGAGACGGTGGCGCGGCTCACGAAGGGTGGCCACGAGGTGGTGGTCGAGCGCGGCGCCGGCCAGGCCGCGGGCTTTCCGGACGCGCCGTACGCGGCGGCCGGGGCGCGCCTCGGCGACGCGGCGGAGGCGCTGGGCGCCGAGCTGGTGCTCAAGGTGCAGCGCCCGTCGCTCGAGGAGGCGGGCCGGCTGCGCGAGGGCGCGCTGCTCGTGTCCTTCCTCGCGCCGGCCTCGAGCGCCGGGGCCCTCGCGGCGCTCGCCGCGCGCAAGGTGACCGCCCTCGCCATGGAGCTCGTGCCGCGCATCACGCGGGCCCAGGCGATGGACGCGCTCAGCTCGCAGGCGAACCTGGCCGGCTACAAGGCGGTCGTCATCGGCGCGGAGGCGCTGAACCGCATCCTGCCCATGATGACCACCGCCGCCGGCACGCTCGCGCCGGCGCGCTGCTTCGTGCTCGGGGCGGGCGTGGCGGGGCTGCAGGCCATCGCCACCGCGCGGCGGCTCGGCGCCGTGGTCTCCGCCTTCGACGTGCGGCCGGTGGTGAAGGAGCAGGTGCAGTCGCTCGGGGCCACCTTCGTCGAGGTGGCGGTCCAGGCGGAGG
This Anaeromyxobacter diazotrophicus DNA region includes the following protein-coding sequences:
- a CDS encoding branched-chain amino acid ABC transporter permease; protein product: MSEALRAGASVGWPVARVRGAFAVMFVAGLVLPFFVYPVFVMNVLCMALFASAFNLLLGYCGLLSFGHAAFLGAAGYLCAHAVKDWGLPPEVGLLLGVLLSAGLGLVIGGLAIRRSGIYFAMITLGLAQVVYFLAVQLPFTGGDDGLQGVPRGKLLGLLSLEGRYAMYYFVYAVFLAGFFAIYRAIHSPFGHVLRSIRENEPRALSLGYDVDRYKLMAFVLSAALAGLAGATKALVFQSETLTDVHWHMSGEVVLMTLLGGMGTVMGPSVGALIVLVLQNYLSGFGSWVTVITGLVFVVGVLAFRRGFVGEAIALAKKFPF
- a CDS encoding Re/Si-specific NAD(P)(+) transhydrogenase subunit alpha translates to MRIGVPRETAAGERRVALVPETVARLTKGGHEVVVERGAGQAAGFPDAPYAAAGARLGDAAEALGAELVLKVQRPSLEEAGRLREGALLVSFLAPASSAGALAALAARKVTALAMELVPRITRAQAMDALSSQANLAGYKAVVIGAEALNRILPMMTTAAGTLAPARCFVLGAGVAGLQAIATARRLGAVVSAFDVRPVVKEQVQSLGATFVEVAVQAEGQGGYAKELAEDQQRRVTEAVAKHLVSQDLVVTTAQIPGRPAPRLISAEMVRAMKPGAVIVDLAAESGGNCELTRAGEAVDVGGVLVLGPVNVPSTLAFHASQTYSRNLQALLGHLLDKEGKPKLDLQDEITGAMVVTHAGEIRKK
- a CDS encoding 3-hydroxybutyrate dehydrogenase; translation: MAGLVQDKVAFVTGAASGIGLAIAEALAGEGARVALSDLREEAVRAAAEGVAKQGHEAVGLACDVTSEAQLQQALDAAAQRFGRVDILVNNAGLQFVSPIESFPTEKFELLVKVMLVAPFMAIKHVFPGMKQRGFGRIVNVASINGLVGFAGKAAYNSAKHGLIGLTKVAALEGATSGVTVNAICPGYVDTPLVRNQLGDLARTRGVPLERVLEEVIYPLVPMRKLLAVKDVSDYVLFLASDKAGCVTGQAVVVDGGYTAQ
- a CDS encoding DUF2059 domain-containing protein, whose protein sequence is MNPLRIAAALVLFCLSSGAALAEEPKGTAADIARLLVPQEAWTAGLSQLAKDVQGRLQSHPGSHLRLPADFQTSVRAELEKVLPYGELLGLHARALSATYSEPELKDLLAFYRSPLGQKWLQVTPELTEKVAGETQQKMEQQMPGVMERLGKLAKAHPPESSGT
- a CDS encoding branched-chain amino acid ABC transporter permease, which produces MQALFGQLLLGLINGSFYALLSLGLSIIFGLLNVVNFAHGALYMSGAMVAWLLAQYLGIGYWPALLLAPAVVGLVGVVIERTMLRRLYQLDNLYGLLFTFGLTLVIEGLFHEQYGNSGNPYPVPEVLQGGVRLPFMYLPEYRAWVVVVAMIVCFGSWLVIERTKLGSYLRAGTENPRLVQAFGINVPLMFTITYGFGVALAAFAGVMAAPIYQVSPGMGSNLIMVVFAVVVIGGMGSILGSILTGVGLGVIEGLTRYFYPPASSVVIFVIMALVLLVRPAGLFGRQK
- a CDS encoding ABC transporter substrate-binding protein produces the protein MKKTVSIALLLALAAPAGVLAQGKGISDGVVKLGVLTDMTGYYSDLAGPGSVLAAKMAVEDFGGKVDGKPIQVVSADHQLKADVASNTARKWIDEQQVDALVDLVSSSTALAVMPIVNEKKRIALFSGPGTTAITGDKCNPYTVHYTYNNWALANGTGREVVEQGGKSWFFITADYAFGKSLEEDTSAVVKAAGGKVLGSVRFPSPGTTDFSSYVLQAQSSGAQIIGLANAGQDTVNSIKAATEYGLTKSQKLAGLLIFISDIHSLGLQTAQGLYATTAFYWDHDDASRKWAKRFQSHPDNKKKAMPTMVQAGVYSSVRHYLEAVKAAHTDDADAVMAKMRELPVNDFFAQNGRIGPDGLHRHDMYLVQVKTPKESKGPWDYYKILKTIPASQAFPSVEAQKCPIAVKK
- a CDS encoding CxxxxCH/CxxCH domain c-type cytochrome, translated to MSPRCASSLAVLAAAALACGARPVRSGSSASAALATCTQCHGDPAHENAAPPRAVNGATDTADPAVGAHQSHLVAGHFRGPVACQECHAVPASVTEPGHLGGGVAVVRFDAPGSSGLARARGVAPSVAFGPADAADARSRPDATCTVYCHGVTLDGGTRTQPSWAGRYQAGSSTLDCSSCHGFPPGGRHPQGFVRTPDAPAAACARCHSRTVTAGGEIDLAGGKHLNGVVDFGGGEACSACHGDGTRVAVAGADPLVRAAPPGTVTGAAAGAHLAHVNGEGTPLRPPLACAECHARSAAEVQGEHPDEKVDVDFGPLAAGLGAAPAWDAASGSCAATYCHGATLSGGKHPVPLWNGGSAEAACGNCHGVPPPAPHPPNSSCGTCHPGYTSSSVNAALHVDGKLDVAGLTCSSCHGSALNPAPPAGTRGETLTTDRAVGAHQAHLSGGGVARPVLCEECHVVPSSPLHADGAAKVTFGGVALTGGAKPAWDGTSCTASYCHGQFTGGNALNAPAWTGGSGQAACGSCHTIPPPSPHPQNSACGGCHTGYTSSSVVAATHVDGKNDVGSMTCSSCHGSAQNPAPPFGTRGETATTALAVGAHQAHLAGGTVGKAVACSECHVVPSSLTHADGTVQLTFGALATQGGAQASFAVATATCSNVYCHGQFTGGNTANAPVWTTVDGSQVACGSCHTLPPPPPHPVNTSCGNCHPGYGPASVNVATHVDGHLDLLPMTCTSCHGDASRVPLAGADANVKAAPPADSHGNLTASARGVGAHAAHVNQATFRSAPLACSDCHSNAVPPPGDTAHVNGTVAFAFGPLAKNATWGGVTPAPTWDGTSCASTYCHGAFKNGANATMTWAQDVTLGCTSCHGAPPGGGHPASTACGSCHGAGYSATTVNPATHLDGKLDVNAMTCTSCHGDPTRVPVAGADPTNAKAGPPVDTSGQTSSTAVGGHLAHFNRAVLTSPLWCSECHTVPTSTTHATGTVAMAWGARATAGSGASYGAGNGTVTPGGAAAPVWNGGAASCSATYCHGNYAGTFTYSNWDWSLDQPGAPIVVSYAGKGSAPAWSDGAMACDSCHANPPRTGSWHGAHQGGSACQVCHPDAIGTDAGVGTGITNPAQHVNGQIEIKGFGSTCIGCH